In the genome of Amaranthus tricolor cultivar Red isolate AtriRed21 chromosome 15, ASM2621246v1, whole genome shotgun sequence, one region contains:
- the LOC130801070 gene encoding uncharacterized protein LOC130801070: protein MAAFDGTSCPEEHLMAYKNLMLLYTTDPSLWCKFFPTTFTGVALTWYTSLLGGSIHNFAQLEGKFLGHFVASRRQEKSNFHLLSITQLEGESISSYLKKFHEAVLEATDLEESVALNALINGMKAQRLKFQLVESQVKTYAEAMKQCQSYVTASEICQAHDLKKRRSDKKDPTNHPSRSREEQSSRRERNYMPRRPEPLSDMGPPQSRHDMSLKGSPGREIC, encoded by the coding sequence atggcggccttcgatggGACATCCTGCCCGGAGGAACACCTGATGGCCTACAAAAACCTAATGTTGCTGTATACCACTGACCCGTCATTGTGGTGCAAGTTCTTCCCAACTACTTTTACGGGAGTGGCGCTGACATGGTATACCTCCCTTCTAGGAGGAAGTATCCACAACTTCGCCCAATTGGAAGGCAAGTTCCTGGGTCATTTTGTAGCATCAAGAAGACAggaaaaatcaaacttccatctGCTTAGCATCACGCAATTGGAAGGAGAGTCAATATCATCCTATCTAAAAAAGTTTCATGAGGCGGTACTGGAAGCAACTGATTTGGAAGAATCGGTTGCATTAAATGCcctgatcaacggaatgaaggcccaaCGACTGAAGTTCCAGTTAGTCGAAAGTCAAGTAAAGACgtacgcggaggccatgaagcaatgccaaagctatgtcacggcctccgaaATATGTCAAGCCCATGATCTTAAAAAACGGAGGTCGGATAAGAAGGATCCAACCAATCATCCCTCAAGGAGCAGAGAGGAACAGTCATCCAGGAGGGAAAGAAActacatgccgcgtcgtccgGAACCTCTGTCAGATATGGGGCCCCCACAATCCCGTCACGATATGTCACTGAAGGGGAGCCCAGGACGCGAAATCTGTTAG